The Montipora foliosa isolate CH-2021 chromosome 1, ASM3666993v2, whole genome shotgun sequence DNA segment ACTGCAAAAATAATAGACCTGTTGAAAGACACACCTTCGTTTACCGGCCTCGAGGGTTTTGAGTCGAAAGGTGAGAGGATTTTCATTAGTTATAACTGGTACTTGAAACTCAAAATTTCACTTAACTTTTAGAATATCAGTATCTTTATAcattattaagaaaaaaaggtaaattttCTGGCTTCGAAATTGACAACCGTAATTTACGCTACGTAAACAACATCTACGTAAGCGGCTTCTGTTGTTgtcaaattaattaaaagttcAGTCATAATGCTGTATTCCGAAATTTTGAGAAGCTTTGTGCAGTGACACTTAATTTTGTTAGCaagctaaatatttttttctgtttcccaAAGAAATAGAATGCTCTTAAAGTATACACTACAATGTAACATCACTTTTCGtaaaagatttttttaacatttcgaGCGAGAACGAATTATAACTGTGGCAATGATAAACAATTCATTGCATCACTTTAAAAAGGCAACTGTTTAAAACCAAAGATTACTTTTTTAGTGATGGGAATTTGACACTACAGAAATTACATGGAGATAATGGAGATGATGTGAACTGCGGAAacacaattttgcaattgcaattACCACTGCGATGATCACatcttcatttaaaaaaaaatatatatgttcGTTTGTTGTCTTAAGGCCCCGAAGCAGCCCTGCCCATCGAGGAAGCTACAAATATTGAAGTAAGCGAGGAGCTTTTTAAAGAACTAAAGGAGGTCAAGGAGGTGGTGCCAAAAGATGTGCGGGAGACACATGAAGTAGCTCAAACAGCAGAAACtgatgaaaaaaagagaaaaagaagcaaaagaaagatTTCCCACGAAAATGTGCTCGAGGAACAATACAAAGCTTTAATTCTAAAGCAAGAAAATTTAAcgttaaagaaaagaaaactagaaTTAGAGGTGTTTCTTTTGGAACAAAGGGCATGCTTAATCCCTACACaagtttcaataaatttaagtccataaattaaaatttatggACTAGCATTCATTGAAGCTGCTGCTTGTACAGGGATTGAACATGCCTTTGTTCATCAGGTTTTTCTTATGAAGACAATTGAAGACAGAAAAATACAAATGGAATGTATTTTAATACTTGGTGCAAATTTACTTTGGCATAAGTACAACAACATCCCAATGGTACAACTTGTACATTTTCCTCAAACCTGTGCCACTGTATTTACTATTAGTGTCTGGGTGACAAAGGCAACATGTTCAAAAAATTCAGGGCACTTCTTGTGTAAATACTTTGAATTGATATTATTACTGATAAACATTGGCATCCTGTTTACTTCATACTAAAGCCACAATTTACATGtctaagaaaaatatatataattttatttaagtcAATGACAACTACAAACAAACTACACTTTGTATAGCTGTTATCATTGACAGCAAGGCAACTGTTTAAGGCTGTTTGTGACATGTAATATCCAGTTATGTCAAGTTGACAACTGATCATAAACTGTTCACCAATAAATATTAAAGTGTTTCTTTGATTCAGACCACATGTTTTGTGCTGTAGTTATGGTATAAAAGACAATTTTACCACTTAAATTAGCACTTGTGATAatcattaataaataaagttttatttcaTTGCCATCAGAGTCAAGTGAAAGAGTTTGTTGACTGACAAACCCAAACACTTCACTCTGATGATGATTTCCACTCAGGTTGTTGAAATGTCAGAGACAGCCACcaacaacagtccttctcaggattACTCTAGCCCCACTCCAACATGATGGACTGCAAAACTCAAGTACTCAAGTAAAAATAGCATTAACTAAGTGGACTACTAGGCTACACTTGACTCTTATACAATAATTCGTatagttataataataaaacaaccTGGTATGCTCTTGATTTTGAAGATGAcactggtaaaaaaaaaaaaactacaggAATTCTACAAAATCCatcaaaccaaaatttttaaATCATTTAATGGTTTCCATCAATCAGTTGCTGTACATTGCTTTACTTTTCattcaaactgaaaaaaactcttttggaCTGCAGCTTTAGCTGTTTCCTAGTAAAATTAAAAGTAAAGCATTGTAGAATATTTTGGTTACTGGATCAAGACAgacaattttatgtttgaatTTGAGCCAGGAATGCAAATCACAGTTACCAGTGACCATGCATTCAGGACTTAAAGTTTACTTTGTTTTACATAAGAAAGGATTAATTCAGTAACAACAGAGTTACACTCACAACAAACTTTCTGTGCAAAACATTGCTAAAGCAGCATAGTGCAGTCTCGTGACTGATCAAAACAGATTAGTTCACTATTTCTTGGAATTCCTGCAGTTTCATCTTGCATCTGATTGGTGAATACACAACTAACATGACCGAAAAGTGACCGGAAATGTTGTGACATTAGCTTAAACCGGATGTGACTCTTTCAGTACATTTATGCACCAGTCAAGAGCAGTCAAGAGAAAAATGTACTAGCAGATGGCGATTTAAAATAAAACTGGTTTGATAACTTAAGTGACTTAAGCATACCTTGATACTGTTCGATACAAACAATCCCAAAATTAAAGTATATAGTTTCACAACTTTTTGACCCGCACAGCAGAGCCAATAACACGTTAGTTACACCACAGGTAGCTCAAGCTTAGAATACAAGtatctgtactgtactgtattatGCAAGACCCAGAATCTGTACCAGAGACAGagaaacacaagactgaagcgaggtaagctattttttatttttccccATTTAAATCCTTATATTTGTACTCTTGCATAATAAAGTACAGTACAGATTCTCATACTCAGAGTTTGGGCTACCTTTGGTTAGAGATAACATCAATCATAGATGAAATCTTATAAACTTGAGAATATCAACCAAAAAATGTTTGACAAATGTGGTCTCTTAATGACAGACCTTGTTGGGGTCCATGGTATGGATCCACATCTGCCAGCTCATCTACCTCTTCACCTTCCATCGGCTCGTGTAGCCGCACAGCAATATTGTGCAAAACTGCACAAGCGCCCACAATCACACAAACTTTTTCGGGTCCCATTCTTATTTCTGCATGTAAAACATGAAAACGCCTCTTCCATCTGCCGAATGTCTGCTCGATAACAACTCTTGTCTTAGCGTGGGCGTCGTTATAGGCTTCTTGTGCTGCATTTCGTGTTACTGTGTAGGGGGTCATCAAAAATGGGCTGCATGCATAGCCACTGTCCCCGAGAAGGACGCCATCATCGAGGGAACGatgattattttgtaaataggtGGAGATGTCACTCGTACGGAACACGTGACTATCGTGTGTGCTTCCCGGCCAGCGTGCAACAACATTTGTAAACATACCTTCAAGTTAAACAAGATTTATGTTAAGTGTTGGTGTACAACTTTCAGATTTTCTCTCAAAATGTTAACCTTTCATACTCTTCTGAGTGTTTCCCATAGAAAAAAGTCTACTCACCTTCATGGTTGCAGACACCTTGTACATTGATGGAGTGAAAACCCTTCCTGTTGACATAattattttcgtgttttgagGGTGCTTGTAGTCGGACGTGAGTTCCGTCAACGCAGCCAATCACGCAAGGAAATCCTCCGCAAAGGTAGAATTCGTTTTTTATTGTGGTGCATTCGTCGTTTGTTAAAGGCCACTTGATGAAGAGGTGCTGCTTCGCTATTAGGGCTCGAGACACATCGGTAATTGCCCGGGAAACCGTGGACTTATCTACGCCGAAGGTGTCGCCAATTACTTGCAGGAAACTTCCGCTAGCGTAAAACCTGAGAGCTATTAAAACTTGGAGGAGCGGCGGTAAGGCATGATTCCGTCGAGTGTTCCGACTGATATCACCAGCAACAAGATTTGTAATGAATAAAATCGACTCTCGTCGAAAGCGGTAACGAACACGAAGCTCTTCGTCTGAGTAGTCATCGATATCGCTTTGAGTTCCTGCCCTAAATTTCCTCTCTCTCCGCCTCGGGCCGACATCACAAAACAACAAGCCCGccatttttattcttaatttaaCCCGAGGTTAGCATTTTAACCCTGCTCGCTCGGTGGGTTAAATTTAACCCGCTGTTTGACCCGAGGTTAGTGTTAACCTTCCTTCGAACAACGCAACTAACCTGCGCTTAAAATTTAACCGAAGGTTAGGCCGATTTAACCCTAGGTTAAGACTTAACCCtctttcaaacaaccgggccctggacaTCTAGACAGTTTTCTTCAACGTTTGATTGAGGCAATTTAACATGCAATGAGCTGGGTACATTTTCAATGTTATAatggatttttaaaaaatttcaagcCCTCAAAATAAACATgcattgaaattgtgagaaaCTGTAAACTGTTGTTGTCCAAGGAAAAAGCAACACTTACCAAAGGAACAGCAGATCTGTCTGTGAACTCAACGTACGCAATTCCTTTAGAACGTCTTGAATTGCGATCTGATATGATTCGCACATCTGCTacctaaaaaaagcaaaataatggaCCCACAGATTCTTTACAGGAACCTTGCATTGAAAAATGTTTACCAACTGGACATTACATTGATGACTCACCTGTCCCACTTTTGAAAAGAATTCCTCCAAGTCTCTTGGTCTGATATTCCTGGCAAGCTGCATGCAGAATGCTGTTCGAGCATCCCTTTCTTCTGGTGTTATGTCTTCTGCAGGTTTCAATTCccttctgcaaaaaaaaaaaaaaaaggtttaaggGCAAAGTTGTTCAACACTGAAAAAGCTTCATTGGTATGATCTGCATGCAACTTCCAGGCAATGTGTTACCTACCTACAGCGAATATACAATGTACCACAAACAGGAGGTCCTGATATTATGGACAAGaccttcattcattcatcagTGATGGGTCTAATTCCCAGATACTGTATGCTTAAAGGTTCATACGCCCTGAAGAAATTTCTACCCTTGGCCCAACTTCTCTTTATTGAAGTATAATCATGCATAATCCAAACATGTGACACGTTGCTGAGACACAAATTAGCGTACTAATCatgaaaaaacaattttagTCTGATAAACAGTGCTCCAATAAAGACACAAACCTTTCCAAATGTTGATCAGCTGGGCTTGCACTGCCTTCCTTTGCCTCAGTCTCATTTCTTCGTTGTCTTGCAGGGCTTGGACTGAGACTTTCGTTGCGCTTTTCATTTCTGGAGGCTCTGCGACCAGTACTGCAAGATAGATACAATGTACCTACAATAAGCTTAGGCATAACTGTAGATTACTGGACTGCATGTGAGTGCATGTGTGTCAGAGCTTCACTCAAATGGCACTAGAGTCGCAGCCTTTAACATAATGCACTTAAATGGCAATTTTAATCCAAAAGCATCTTTTTGAAGGGTTATGGTTACATTTTGAAATCTGTTATTAGGGAAAATGGCAAACTAAGTAGAAAATGATCAACCAGGGTTGACTTCTTGGCCCTTAAATTCTACTACAGCAGACTATAAACTTAAAACTTAGTTCTAACCAAAATCAGTTTTGCacaatatcaataataattatagcaaGCAATACCCTGCTCGTATTGTTTTCCTGTACATCTGCATTGAAACAACAGCAAAATAATCCCTAAGTAAGCAACGCAGATGTAATTGGGGCTACCAGTATCTCATTAGGCAAAACAGAACAGAGTGCACTGAAATCAGCCAGCCAATCACAGCTGAATGTAAACCATTATATGTAACCCATTTTGCTACAACGATTGACAGCAGAGAAAAAACAGAAACGTggtaataaaaaagaaaattcttaACAATATACTGAAATGGTACCCTAACAAAAAATTACCAGCAGTGACTGACTAGCATAACAGAGGTTAACTGAAACTAACCTTCTACGATTTGGACTTTTTGAACGGCTTCTGCTTCCACTGCTGCTGCGCTGCCTACGCTTCCTGCAAAGCCATTAagataattacatgtacttaagaCCCAATCACTATGAAATGCAATTCCAAAAATTGGAGGTCCGCAGCAGTTGTGCTGGTTGTCAAATGCCGCATTGAAACAAGGATGGGGGGAAAACAGTTTTCAATATGACAATCAACTTCAGCTTGCTGCACAAACAAGAATTTGACTCAAATCAGCCCTATAACTGTAGCTATGCTCTTCATCAGCTAACCACTATAAATAAAAAAGACCATTATTTGCAATTTGAATGAGCTAATTTATGTATTTGAAAGTCctttaaatgtggctaaatgtaatttaggctaagttaaaaTCAAGCCAATGCTGGTCAGCGGTGGTCAGGGAATCATGCGCATTGAGGTGACATATGGGGTTTCTCGATTCGCACATGCTGGTCGTTTCTGCTGTGTGAGGtgctgtttgtttcaagcaGCAAGCGTTCGGTTGTTCCGCTTTTTCCCCTTCCCTTTCCTCCCTCATTGGTGGATTCGGTAAGTATAGGGTTGGTAAGTATCTCCACTGACTTGGTCAGTGTGACGGTGCCTGGTGGGTGGTGGCCGCTCGCAGAGTTGCCGTGGAGGCCTGTGTGCTCTGCTCATGGCCTGTGGCTCAAGCCTCGTTGCCCGCCCCGGAATCGCCGCCCACTTTGCTAGGCACCATCTCCAAGCTCGTCCATTGGTGATGAGTTTAACTGCAGATCATGTGAGGTGTTACAGAAAATTCTCAATGATAGTTTACAGCACTACATGAAGTTTGTCGTCACAGTTACTATGGGTTGACTAATTTTGTTGACACGATCATTACAAGTAACTATAGAGCAAGATATCACAAAAACAAAGCCCAACATTGGTGCGCAGcacctgtaaaaaaaaaaagccacttGGGCAAGCCACAATACATCCAAGAATTCGATCTTTCACACGGTAACACCTGTGTCCTTCACCTTAACCTCAAAATAGTTGTTGACCTTTTCCACCTCCTTCTGCGCAGCGTTTCAGACCTTTTAAgcttgtaccttttttttttccccatttcAGACCATGCGATGTTATTCTAGGGAACAGGAGAGGAAAATTCCCTTAAGAACATCActtggtctgaaatgggaaaacaaaacgtacaagctaaaaaggtctattatgaCATAATGTGATCTCACAGGGTTCTTTGTTACAATGTTTGATCTCCCTGTCATGACGTCTAGATCCCagaagatattattattattattattactgttgttgttgttgctcttATTAATAAGAAACATTATTATTAGAGTACTTCGTAGTAGTTGTTGTAATAGTATTAGGTGTATTATTATAGTAgaagtggtagtagtagtagttgtattTCTATGTTGTCACACAGCATTCAAGGCCATTGGTGGAAAGATTATGTCAGCTGTTCACAACCTTTTGAATTGTATTTACAGAGGTGACTACTTCAACTTTCGAGCCCTTTTCAGAGTATTTTGAGTGATGCCGTCATCCTGTTGAAGACAGTgtctactaccactactactactgtaTCCCCAAAACAACTTGTTGGAATATTTTTCAAGATGGTTGAATCAACTGAGCCCGGGAAGTCCTTTGCTTCTCTTCCTTACATCAAAGGTGTAAGCGAATCTTTGACACACATCCCCCAAAACATGACGTTACAGTTATAAATAAAGATGAGTAGCATGATCACGGTACCCATTTCTGTAACAtacctaaaaattgtgaaattgtgtttattggggtgaaaatcacttattttggcttatttcacacccagacttacatatctttctaattgttcggaaaatattaatgtttggtccgttaaaactgaatttttgatttacccatgaccccttgcaggcgtggtctttcatacagatagtcaattttgaggcaaataaaaagtaaaaacagaaagctttcactacatggaggatagcatcccctcatttagttctattgacaccctaaacgctggctttctgctccacttttttgctccactttacaatttgaggtcagagcagatgtctctcaatttcctgaaaattgcccctgaaaagacattgtGGACTTCCCAATAATATCCATAGAGGAAAGGTTACCAAGCCTTGTGAAGCACATGGAAATCATGGCTTCTTTGCGAAGTAGATTTGTGATGTTCACTGGCACTCAAGACTAGGTTCAATATGGCCCGGCATGTTAAAAAAACGTAGCGACTCAGTCAAAGGCTAATATTTTCGCAACCCTGAAAGCTACGATGACGAAACTGTGGAAATAGCTGGTGGAACTTgtgagcattcagaaaatgcttGGTTGGAACCCACTTACGCCTTGGTTGGAGCAggagcaacattgaaagaagtggtctcgaaaaatattattgcgtaattgcggaacagaaaaagcgtagcgactgttttgaggagtgatttctccattcgtagtggatccctcaaactaatttttctgtatgttaaagcacaaggtatgagcatttagttgagatggttttgaagccacaaaattaatatcaattgaagacttgtttcaaacTTTTACCTAGTGAGCGTCAGAATTCCAAAACACAGCGTTACAGTAAGGAAACTAcggaattttgaatctttttaatgtggtttaataaacttgaactgttttaatttggctcatatgtagtatttactgcgtgttatcactggttattgtccgttaatccacataattgttctctcttatgaaaaatggttttgaagactttcaacttgaaaattgtgttacgcgttacactaaaaattttcctatttttctatccttttcctttgttttctcaagaaaggaaagtcgcttaccctttttacaccctgtatgctaatcaacaaggataaccttagcattcagcaaaaatatagcttcattgaagacgttaaactgaataaatcaggaaatgtttctGAGTCACCCCCAACTGGGTACGGTGATTGTGCTACACATCAAACCACTGGTCACCCTACCACAACAGTTCCTGGCCCCAAAGTCTTGACCTTCGCAGGATTCACAGACAAAATAATGTTGTGTCCAAAATTCCATGTGCCAATTGTTAGTGATACTACATTGGTGAAACGAGCACACCTTTTAAcatcagtaaaaaaaaagaacactaCAGAAATGTCAAACAGCAGTTAAAGGCTTAAAGATAGCAAAATCATGCCTGCTCACACAATCGCACTATTGACAGTCTTTGAAAATGCTTCTATGGTTTTAGAACAAGACAGACACTGGAAGCATGGCGGTGTTCTTGGATCCGACTcatgaaaatattttaataaCTCAAGAAATCTGTCGTCAAGAAAAAACTTTCGCGATGGCTGGCTGATAAAACTGTTCATCCTTTGACCAATACGTTCGGGAGTCTGATGATCCTCATCAAAATGACCACACCCAGCAATGCTCTCATTTCAGCTACCAAGGTAGGTGCAAAATCCCCCCGCATTTCTTCACGGTCGAGATCAGTTTCAATCGCATACCTGTTGGTATTGTCAGTGATAGTTTCAAGAAGGGCTGGTGTAAACAAGACAAGAAAATAGTCCAAAACAGAGGCACTTTGAGGCAGTCTTCTTGTGGGTCCAACGTGTTGTCTGAAACATTGTACTTCTACATCATCAAAACTTTCATTCCACCGCAGCTCATCTGAATCTTGCTCTTCCCCATCTTCACTGTCGTCCACTTCATCTGATAAGGTTTCGACCACAGACTCTTCCTCTCCCCATTCTCAACATAACCTGTCCTGTTCTTCTCTTGTAATCCTCATCGTCAGAGTCATCGACCAGCAACGCCATATTCAATTCCGTTAAAGCGATTTGAACTACAATGTAAAATCTGTCCACGAAAATAATGTGTGACGGCAAAATtatgcttgaatgaattcgtcCGTATTGTTTGCTTTATTCTTAACCTGTCTCACATTTAACTTTTAGGCCTTGTTAGAGTGTGCTTTGAAGCAATAATGACTTTTTGTGTTCTCGAAATTTAAGTGTCTGTTTTCTCGATCATCTTTTCACATACCGTAAGTAGCTCAGTGGTGTAATTTACTCATGGATCAAAATATTGTTTATACTTTTTATTGGTACTTTAAATTGAATCTCAAGTATAAAATAGACACCAATTACATTGCATGCTTCAGTATCTTTGTTACGCTCATGACAAGTACATGTAAGCCATCTCATACTTGAGTGATAATTTTGGGGAAAATAAATTTGAGTTAAGTGGGGTCAGGCACATGCTGTACAGTAGAAAGGTTCAGGTTCTATCATAAGTGACGGTACAGCTGTAGATGTTCCATGCCAGGTAACAGTTGTTTTCGTCATCAGACAACTATTGCTGGTTTTTCTATTTTCTGGAGCTATGCCTTCAGTTTTGTCatttaaattgaaattttcAAATAAATCATACAACTACAAATCCTGGGTGCCTGACTCTGCTCTTGCCAAAGTGAATAAGCATCCTGCCATAGGAGTACCAAGGGGATTGTTGCCACAAGGTGACAATGCAATAATTGCATTGTAAATTGGTTGATTCGTTTAGGCAGTATTGCAgtggttttcttttaaattcttCACTAGTTGTGCTCTGTTAGCCATCTTTAATAGTCACTGGTTGTTTTTGTACTTGAGACGCatacttaaccctttgacttccAAGCCAGCctgaaccagccatacttagtattaaTTTTAACtcagtctaacgccagacaattttactcgtcaattcaATAGGGAGCCCCCAGGAGTGAATGGGCTAATCTGGGACAAACTtgcacaatatttttttctttgtctgttAAGTTCGTCTGGTATAAAGATGAGCACCAGACACATAATGCATCTTGATAAACTACACACTTGAGTCCTTCGAAGATGCACCAAACTGATTATTTCGCCCAGACGCATTGTCTTGCACCTACCGCTTTACTAGATGAATTTAGCTGACACAGAAAAAATATTTGCCCAAGTTTGTCCCAGGCAGATCATGCATCTTGCATAGTTTATTCCGTCTTTACACTAAACGGATAACATAAAACATGAGAGATGTACAATAATTTCCACTTAGAATGCTGACTTTTTAAGAGGTATCGAACTTCAGACAAGAAAATTCCAACAAAACATAGTAAGGAGAGGGTGGGATTGGATCATCTATTACCTATCACGGCTTCCTGAACGGCTCCTCCGTCTGCGATATCTGAAACAGTACCAAAATAATTAGAAAGATTAAAGAGCTTGGCATTACATGTATTAGTTTATAGGGAaagcaattttgtttttttccatgcCTTATGACTAAAATACACACAGggtaaggtaaaaaaaaatgtgaccctatttgggaaaaCCGGGCTTGACAAAAATAGCGTTGTAATGCAttttcaatgcattttaaatGCGTTGATGATGCATTACAACGCGTTGATAATGGTTCGCAACCTATTTGTAATGTTATTCAGTCCATTGTAAAAACGTTGATAATGATCAACAAAATGTTTAAGAATGGATGAAAAGTGTTTCTCAACGCGTTGGCAACTTTTTCCAACGTTTGATACAAATTCTGCACAAAACGTTAAAAACAAAG contains these protein-coding regions:
- the LOC137992684 gene encoding putative nuclease HARBI1 encodes the protein MAGLLFCDVGPRRRERKFRAGTQSDIDDYSDEELRVRYRFRRESILFITNLVAGDISRNTRRNHALPPLLQVLIALRFYASGSFLQVIGDTFGVDKSTVSRAITDVSRALIAKQHLFIKWPLTNDECTTIKNEFYLCGGFPCVIGCVDGTHVRLQAPSKHENNYVNRKGFHSINVQGVCNHEGMFTNVVARWPGSTHDSHVFRTSDISTYLQNNHRSLDDGVLLGDSGYACSPFLMTPYTVTRNAAQEAYNDAHAKTRVVIEQTFGRWKRRFHVLHAEIRMGPEKVCVIVGACAVLHNIAVRLHEPMEGEEVDELADVDPYHGPQQGLSLRDHICQTFFG